One segment of Triticum aestivum cultivar Chinese Spring chromosome 2A, IWGSC CS RefSeq v2.1, whole genome shotgun sequence DNA contains the following:
- the LOC123186531 gene encoding cytochrome P450 89A2-like has translation MEAAVAYLLLLPLATCAVLLPLLLLLLPAFRPSKASRLPLPPSPPAVPVLGPLLWLWRARSRLEPAIRDLHRRHGPVLTLGFLSPRPVVFVSGRRVAHRALVQHGHTFASRPPAIAPFVVLTSAQRTVSSAPYGPLWRSLRRNLASGVLHPSRVARLFAPARRWALALLASDLENESSRSEGGVVTVVECLQFSMFSLLTYMCFGSRLPAGRVRQIEAVQRELFSSYIGFQVFAFCPALTTRLFRRRWRKVMSIRSKQEDLFMPLIAARRERSLLTADGGDGTLAYCYVDTLLAHRLPKEEEDGGERALSEAEMVSLCTEFLTASVDTTVTALQWIMANLVRQPEIQARLRDEIDAAITNDHQDAVAEEDLSSMRYLKAVVLEGLRRHPPAHFLLSHAAPTEASLDGLRVPAATSLNFSVADVSLDEEVWSRPEEFRPERFLDGGEGAGVDLTGNREIRMMPFGAGRRICPGLGLAMLHLEFFVANLVRRFEWSAAEDGRGVDLAERPEFTVTMEQPLRARVAPRRPRLVRPV, from the coding sequence ATGGAGGCCGCCGTCGCGTACCTCCTCCtgctcccgctcgccacctgcgccgtgctcctccccctcctcctcctgctgctcccgGCCTTTCGGCCGTCCAAGGCCAGCCGCCTCCCGCTGCCGCCGTCCCCGCCGGCCGTCCCGGTGCTTGGCCCGCTGCTCTGGCTCTGGCGCGCGCGCTCCCGCCTCGAGCCGGCCATCCGCGACCTGCACCGCCGCCACGGGCCCGTGCTCACCCTCGGCTTCCTCTCCCCGCGccccgtcgtcttcgtctccggccgcCGCGTCGCCCACCGCGCCCTCGTCCAGCACGGGCACACCTTCGCCAGCCGCCCGCCCGCCATCGCGCCCTTCGTCGTCCTCACTTCTGCCCAGCGCACCGTCAGCTCCGCGCCCTACGGCCCGCTCTGGCGCTCCCTCAGGCGGAACCTCGCCTCCGGCGTCCTCCACCCCTCCCGCGTCGCCCGCCTCTTCGCGCCCGCACGGCGCTGGGCGCTCGCGCTCCTCGCCTCCGACCTCGAGAACGAGTCGTCCCGGAGCGAGGGCGGCGTGGTGACCGTTGTCGAGTGCCTCCAGTTCTCCATGTTCTCGCTGCTCACGTACATGTGCTTCGGGAGCAGACTgccggccggacgcgtccggcAGATCGAGGCCGTGCAGAGAGAGCTATTCTCCTCCTACATCGGCTTCCAGGTCTTCGCCTTCTGCCCGGCGCTCACCACGAGGCTGTTCCGGCGGCGGTGGAGGAAGGTGATGTCCATCCGCAGTAAGCAGGAGGACCTGTTCATGCCACTAATCGCAGCAAGAAGAGAACGGAGCCTGCTGACGGCTGACGGTGGCGACGGCACCTTGGCGTACTGCTACGTCGACACGCTcctcgcgcaccggctccccaaggaggaagaggatggCGGCGAGCGCGCGCTCTCTGAGGCTGAGATGGTGAGCCTCTGCACGGAGTTCCTCACGGCCAGCGTCGACACCACGGTGACCGCGCTGCAGTGGATCATGGCGAACCTGGTCCGGCAGCCGGAGATCCAGGCGAGGCTCCGGGATGAGATCGACGCGGCGATCACCAACGACCACCAGGACGCCGTCGCGGAGGAGGACCTGTCGAGCATGCGCTACCTGAAGGCGGTGGTCCTGGAGGGGCTGCGGCGGCACCCGCCGGCGCACTTCCTGCTGTCGCACGCGGCTCCGACGGAGGCGTCGCTGGACGGGCTACGCGTGCCGGCGGCCACGTCGCTGAACTTCTCGGTGGCGGACGTGTCACTGGACGAGGAGGTGTGGAGCCGGCCAGAGGAGTTCAGGCCGGAGCGGTTCCTGGACGGCGGGGAGGGCGCCGGGGTGGACCTGACGGGGAACCGTGAGATCAGGATGATGCCGTTCGGGGCCGGCCGGAGGATCTGCCCCGGCCTCGGGCTGGCGATGCTGCACCTGGAGTTCTTCGTGGCCAACCTGGTGAGGCGGTTCGAGTGGTCTGCGGCGGAGGATGGCCGCGGCGTCGACCTCGCCGAGAGGCCGGAGTTCACGGTGACCATGGAGCAGCCGCTGCGCGCGCGCGTGGCGCCCAGACGCCCCCGGCTAGTTCGGCCAGTCTGA
- the LOC123190974 gene encoding CRS2-like protein, chloroplastic isoform X2, whose translation MRAKLWMRFAPFLSKRYISTCRTSPLPPSSSSSVIQPWLFIGLGNPGEKYQSTRHNVGFDMIDAFAESQGISLTTHHFKALFGEGVVDGVPVLLAKPQTYINLSGESAGALAAYYKLPLHRVIVAYDDTDLPCGVLRLQPRGGYGRHNGLKSVIYHFRKNREFGRLRIGIGRPPGQMDPKAFVLQKFNKTGRERSASSRTSSSVCL comes from the exons ATGCGGGCAAAGCTTTGGATGAGATTTGCCCCCTTCCTTTCAAAGCGTTACATCTCCACCTGCCGGACATCCCCACTACCTCCATCTTCATCGAGCTCGGTAATACAACCATGGCTTTTTATTGGCCTCGGTAACCCCGGTGAGAAGTACCAATCCACCAGACACAAT GTTGGGTTTGATATGATAGATGCATTTGCAGAGTCTCAGGGCATATCCCTGACAACGCATCATTTCAAAGCACTATTTGGTGAAG GGGTGGTAGATGGTGTCCCTGTTTTGCTTGCCAAGCCTCAAACATACATAAATCTGAGTGGTGAATCT GCTGGTGCACTTGCTGCATATTATAAACTGCCACTTCACCGTGTCATAGTG GCATATGATGACACGGACCTGCCATGTGGAGTTCTCCGTTTACAACCTAGAGGAGGATACGGACGTCACAATGG GTTGAAGAGTGTGATCTACCATTTTCGCAAGAACCGGGAATTTGGTCGATTAAGGATTG GAATTGGACGACCGCCTGGTCAGATGGATCCCAAAGCTTTTGTGCTTCAGAAGTTCAATAAGACTGGTCGGGAACGG AGTGCATCAAGTAGAACATCATCTTCTGTGTGCTTGTAA